The proteins below are encoded in one region of Lujinxingia sediminis:
- a CDS encoding ATP-binding cassette domain-containing protein produces the protein MSLVMLNEVTFRVRERVLLHRVGLDIRPGEVVALMGPGSSGKSTLLQVIAGVRGQGDGEKLRGTLNTAKVTLVRQHLAMMAGTVESYLRARQPGREALTPLESRALVMERCAELGMELQASDLEQEVVLLPPPRRAQLAIVGALLEGADVLAIDEPTAQMNDEEAAPLLEMIARARAQCSVVWVSHHQRRVREVADRVGLVVAGQLVALLPTAEFFSDDAPTPVRHFVRTGGCPRELIEAPEVSEPIEDLDSSALRAICMPQPRILSEVPAPAAEGAVPPAPKPLPKPAAAPGARVLRLPVRRDRSYEPEPESPIARRVLLESLPRVLGLKARSLPPEVVAPRDLGWLIPGVLGGAPRPGLHRDDLEDLQALAELGVAHLIDMRAEVTPPPREPVPGLRVHHFPVVDMEVPELTEMVRWCVRIEGWLTKGKPVVVHCEAGLGRTGTFLASFLIYHGVAPDQAIKLVRRVRSGSIQSDAQTEFLFEFERWLNTSIGPRLR, from the coding sequence ATGAGTCTTGTGATGTTGAATGAGGTGACGTTCCGGGTGCGCGAGCGCGTGCTGCTGCATCGGGTGGGATTGGATATCAGGCCTGGCGAAGTCGTCGCGCTGATGGGGCCCGGGAGCTCCGGTAAGTCCACCCTCCTGCAGGTGATCGCCGGGGTGCGGGGGCAGGGTGATGGCGAAAAACTCCGGGGCACACTCAACACCGCGAAGGTGACCCTGGTGCGTCAGCACCTGGCGATGATGGCCGGCACGGTGGAATCCTACCTGCGGGCTCGCCAGCCCGGTCGCGAAGCGCTGACTCCCCTCGAGTCTCGAGCGCTGGTGATGGAACGCTGCGCCGAGCTGGGGATGGAGCTCCAGGCATCCGACCTGGAGCAGGAGGTGGTGCTCCTTCCCCCTCCGCGCCGCGCGCAGCTCGCGATCGTCGGGGCGCTTCTGGAGGGGGCGGACGTCCTGGCCATCGATGAGCCCACCGCCCAGATGAACGACGAGGAGGCCGCTCCTCTCCTGGAGATGATCGCTCGGGCGCGAGCTCAGTGCTCGGTGGTCTGGGTCTCCCATCACCAGCGCCGGGTGCGGGAGGTGGCCGATCGCGTGGGATTGGTGGTCGCCGGTCAGCTGGTGGCGCTTCTGCCCACCGCCGAGTTCTTTAGCGACGATGCCCCGACGCCGGTGCGCCACTTCGTGCGCACCGGGGGCTGTCCCCGTGAGCTGATCGAGGCGCCCGAGGTTAGCGAGCCCATCGAGGACCTCGACTCCTCGGCGTTACGCGCGATCTGCATGCCTCAGCCCCGGATCCTCTCGGAGGTGCCGGCACCGGCCGCCGAAGGTGCGGTCCCCCCGGCGCCCAAACCCCTGCCAAAGCCCGCAGCGGCCCCCGGCGCCCGGGTGCTCCGACTGCCGGTTCGCCGGGATCGCTCCTACGAGCCCGAGCCGGAGAGTCCGATCGCTCGCCGGGTGCTGCTGGAGAGTCTGCCACGGGTTCTGGGCTTAAAGGCGCGCAGCCTCCCGCCCGAGGTGGTGGCTCCCCGCGATCTGGGCTGGCTGATCCCCGGCGTGCTCGGCGGTGCACCCCGCCCCGGTCTGCACCGCGATGACCTGGAGGATCTCCAGGCCCTGGCTGAGTTGGGCGTCGCGCACCTGATCGATATGCGGGCCGAAGTCACTCCGCCGCCCCGCGAGCCGGTGCCCGGGTTGCGGGTCCACCACTTCCCGGTGGTCGATATGGAGGTGCCCGAGCTCACGGAGATGGTCCGCTGGTGCGTGCGCATCGAGGGTTGGCTGACCAAAGGCAAGCCGGTCGTCGTGCACTGCGAGGCCGGATTGGGCCGCACCGGCACGTTCCTGGCCAGCTTCCTGATCTACCACGGTGTCGCCCCCGACCAGGCCATCAAACTGGTGCGCCGGGTGCGTTCGGGCTCGATCCAGAGCGACGCCCAGACCGAGTTTCTTTTTGAGTTTGAGCGCTGGCTCAACACGTCCATTGGCCCGAGGCTTCGGTGA
- a CDS encoding GNAT family N-acetyltransferase has protein sequence MSSIRIEIRAGVSELRAEAWDAIARITNPFLSHAFLSTLERSGCLDEASGWVPQILCAFDKDDTLIGAIPLYLKFHSRGEFVFDWGWAEAAHRAGIPYYPKAVAAVPFSPVSGARVLVAPDHPDAGAIAPALVRAAIQLADDAGLSSLHFNFIRPEDRSLFEELDLPIRAGMQYHWKNRAPRSDAPFEDFDDFLKAFRSKRRASIRRERRDLRREDVSARILQGDALTEEVMRRMFRYYANTVDAHVYGQRYLNERFFVEIAHSLRENIHLVMLEQDGAPFGGTFNLADATHLFGRYWGCEREVRFAHFEACIYAPIDWAVSRGIDVFEPGAGGEHKYERGFTPSPTYSAHYIADARLRAAVRDFVDREHQAIDAHIDELREMGPLKGT, from the coding sequence ATGAGTTCCATCCGCATTGAGATTCGCGCCGGCGTCAGCGAGCTTCGCGCCGAGGCGTGGGACGCGATCGCCCGCATCACCAACCCCTTCTTAAGCCACGCCTTTTTGAGCACTCTGGAGCGCTCCGGTTGCCTGGATGAGGCCAGCGGCTGGGTGCCCCAGATCCTGTGCGCCTTCGATAAGGACGACACCCTCATCGGTGCGATTCCCCTCTATCTGAAGTTCCACTCCCGCGGGGAGTTCGTCTTCGACTGGGGCTGGGCCGAGGCCGCCCACCGCGCGGGCATCCCCTACTATCCCAAAGCCGTGGCCGCGGTGCCTTTTAGCCCGGTCAGCGGGGCGCGCGTGCTGGTCGCCCCCGATCATCCCGACGCTGGCGCCATCGCCCCCGCGCTGGTCCGGGCCGCCATTCAACTGGCCGATGACGCCGGGCTCTCCTCGCTGCACTTCAACTTCATCCGCCCCGAGGATCGCAGCCTCTTTGAAGAGCTCGACCTGCCGATTCGCGCCGGCATGCAATACCACTGGAAGAACCGCGCCCCGCGCAGCGACGCCCCTTTTGAGGATTTTGACGACTTCCTCAAAGCCTTTCGCAGCAAACGCCGCGCCTCGATCCGTCGCGAGCGCCGCGATCTTCGCAGGGAGGACGTCAGCGCCCGCATCCTCCAGGGCGACGCGCTCACCGAGGAGGTGATGCGGCGGATGTTTCGCTACTACGCCAACACCGTCGACGCGCATGTCTACGGTCAGCGTTACCTCAACGAGCGCTTCTTTGTGGAGATCGCCCACAGCCTGCGCGAGAACATTCACCTGGTGATGCTTGAGCAAGACGGCGCCCCCTTCGGGGGCACCTTTAACCTGGCCGACGCCACCCACCTCTTCGGTCGCTACTGGGGCTGCGAGCGCGAGGTGCGCTTTGCCCATTTTGAGGCCTGCATCTACGCCCCGATCGACTGGGCGGTGTCCCGCGGCATTGACGTCTTTGAGCCCGGCGCCGGCGGAGAGCATAAGTACGAGCGGGGCTTCACCCCCTCGCCCACCTACAGCGCGCACTACATCGCCGACGCGCGCCTGCGCGCCGCGGTGCGCGACTTCGTCGACCGCGAGCACCAGGCCATCGACGCGCATATCGACGAGCTGCGCGAGATGGGCCCGCTCAAAGGCACGTAG
- a CDS encoding nucleotidyltransferase domain-containing protein: MQVAQDQIVKKVLARQPYPMLFSSVVGSHLYGFPSFDSDHDIRGAHILPLENVVGLYNERETLEVMETVDGEKIDFVSHDVHKYFSLLLKRNTNVLEQIYSPLIHHRTAYFDELREIAGECLTSNHGHAYRGFAQKIWTVFEKQRKLKPLLYVFRTLLTGLNLMETGEVEANIMRLNHRYRLPYLGDLIALKLHGSEDTLMEDADMSFYEGEFRRLMRRLDDARFHSDLPEEPRGKPELHDLLVRMRLEHGQAG; encoded by the coding sequence ATGCAGGTGGCGCAAGATCAGATCGTCAAAAAAGTCCTCGCTCGGCAGCCCTACCCGATGCTCTTTTCGAGCGTGGTGGGGAGCCATCTTTACGGCTTTCCCTCCTTTGACTCCGATCATGACATCCGCGGGGCGCATATTCTTCCGCTGGAGAATGTCGTCGGCCTCTACAACGAGCGCGAGACGCTGGAGGTGATGGAGACGGTCGATGGGGAGAAGATCGATTTTGTCTCGCATGATGTTCACAAGTACTTCTCGCTCCTGCTCAAGCGAAATACCAACGTTCTGGAGCAGATCTACTCGCCGCTGATCCATCATCGCACGGCCTATTTTGATGAGCTGCGCGAGATCGCCGGGGAGTGTCTGACCAGCAATCACGGGCACGCCTACCGCGGGTTCGCCCAGAAGATCTGGACGGTGTTTGAAAAGCAACGCAAGCTCAAACCACTGCTCTATGTGTTTCGCACCCTCTTGACCGGCCTCAATCTGATGGAGACTGGCGAGGTGGAGGCCAATATCATGCGGCTCAACCACCGCTATCGGCTGCCCTATCTGGGCGATCTCATCGCGCTGAAGCTCCACGGCTCCGAAGACACGCTGATGGAAGACGCCGATATGAGCTTTTACGAGGGGGAGTTTCGCCGGCTGATGCGCCGTCTGGATGACGCGCGTTTTCACAGCGATCTTCCTGAGGAGCCACGCGGCAAGCCCGAGCTCCACGATCTGCTGGTGCGGATGCGTCTGGAGCACGGGCAGGCCGGCTGA
- a CDS encoding NAD-dependent succinate-semialdehyde dehydrogenase → MRAINPTTEELIAEFPDHTNDEVVERLNAAREGFERWRHTPIVERARHFRLLAEELRRGISHLSRRMTDEMGKPIAQARAEVEKCAWACEYFADHAGTLLEARHIETEASDSYVTYEPLGVVLAIMPWNFPLWQVFRFAAPAMMAGNVALLKHASSTPGCARDIVELFDAAGFPPGTFQHLFISNRKTEELIRHSDVAALTLTGSTRAGRQVASIAGESLKKCVLELGGSDPFVVLADCDLERTVEKAVQGRFQNNGQSCIAAKRFIVEEAIYDAFIARFKSAIEALKVGDPHDEAIDVGPMARKDLRDELHKQVKRSLRQGARCLVGGEPLDRPGYFYAPTLLVDVTPEMPAFAEETFGPVAAVVRARDTDEAIGLANTSNFGLGASIWTSRSRGHNLVGRLRAGFVAVNEIVKSDPRLPFGGIKDSGFGRELAAEGIHEFTNIKTIYVA, encoded by the coding sequence ATGCGCGCGATCAACCCCACCACCGAAGAGCTCATCGCGGAGTTCCCCGACCATACCAACGACGAGGTCGTCGAGCGCCTCAACGCCGCGCGCGAGGGCTTTGAGCGCTGGCGCCACACCCCCATCGTCGAGCGTGCGCGCCACTTCCGACTGCTGGCCGAGGAACTTCGCCGCGGCATCTCCCACTTAAGCCGGCGCATGACCGACGAGATGGGCAAACCCATCGCCCAGGCCCGCGCCGAGGTCGAGAAATGCGCCTGGGCCTGTGAGTATTTTGCCGACCACGCCGGCACCCTGCTCGAAGCCCGCCACATCGAGACGGAGGCCTCCGACTCCTACGTCACCTATGAGCCCTTAGGGGTGGTGCTGGCGATCATGCCCTGGAACTTCCCGCTGTGGCAGGTCTTCCGCTTTGCGGCACCGGCGATGATGGCCGGCAACGTCGCCCTGCTCAAACACGCATCGAGCACCCCGGGCTGCGCCCGCGACATCGTGGAACTCTTCGACGCGGCGGGCTTTCCGCCGGGCACCTTCCAGCATCTTTTTATCAGCAATCGCAAAACCGAGGAGCTCATCCGCCACAGCGATGTGGCCGCGCTGACCCTGACCGGCTCCACCCGCGCCGGCCGCCAGGTGGCCTCGATCGCTGGCGAATCGCTCAAAAAATGCGTGCTTGAGCTGGGTGGCTCCGATCCTTTTGTGGTGCTCGCGGACTGCGACCTCGAACGCACCGTCGAAAAAGCCGTCCAGGGACGCTTTCAAAACAACGGCCAGAGCTGCATCGCCGCCAAACGCTTCATCGTCGAGGAGGCCATCTACGACGCGTTCATCGCGCGTTTTAAAAGCGCCATCGAAGCGCTCAAGGTCGGTGATCCCCACGACGAAGCCATCGACGTGGGGCCGATGGCCCGAAAAGATCTTCGCGACGAGCTGCATAAGCAGGTCAAGCGCAGCCTGCGCCAGGGCGCGCGCTGCCTGGTTGGCGGGGAGCCTCTCGACCGCCCCGGCTACTTCTACGCCCCCACGCTCCTCGTCGATGTGACCCCGGAGATGCCCGCCTTCGCCGAAGAGACCTTCGGCCCGGTCGCCGCGGTGGTGCGCGCCCGCGACACCGACGAGGCCATCGGGCTGGCCAACACAAGTAACTTCGGTCTGGGCGCCAGCATCTGGACCAGCCGCAGCCGCGGCCACAACCTGGTCGGCCGCCTGCGCGCCGGCTTTGTCGCCGTCAACGAGATCGTCAAAAGCGACCCGCGCCTGCCCTTCGGCGGCATCAAAGATTCCGGCTTTGGCCGCGAGCTCGCCGCAGAAGGCATCCACGAGTTCACCAACATCAAGACCATCTACGTGGCCTGA